A stretch of the Alnus glutinosa chromosome 6, dhAlnGlut1.1, whole genome shotgun sequence genome encodes the following:
- the LOC133870832 gene encoding glucan endo-1,3-beta-glucosidase 5 produces MGFLKGVDFAWFLVAMLSLFAVFSMDTVSGIGANWGTQATHSLPASTVVKMLKDNGFQKVKLFDADSTILDALKNSGIQVMVGIPNDMLYTLANSVQAAENWVAKNVSAHVSSNAVDIRYVAVGNEPFLQTFNGSFEGITLPALQNIQAALIKAGLSSRVKVTVPLNGDVYTSPTNIPSQGDFRADIHDLMVQIVKFLNDNGSPFTVNIYPFISLYDNPSFPVDYAFFNGYSSPIDDSGRIYQDMFTANYDTLVWTLQKYGFGNLSIIVGEIGWPTDGDKNANIPYAQRFIQGFMSHYLAGQGTPMRSGPLDVYLFSLIDEDAKSIQPGNFERHWGLFYFDGTPKYQLNLTANSNGLAAASSVQYLPRRWCVMSPSVSLDDPQLADSVSYACQNADCTSLGYGTSCGNLDARGNVSYAFNSYYQIQNQLDTACKFPNLSVVTNTDPSVGDCIFRIMINAPAGVANGLVSGVGSLKLPVGLLLFLFLFVFTFL; encoded by the exons ATGGGGTTCTTGAAAGGTGTGGATTTTGCTTGGTTTCTTGTTGCCATGTTGTCGCTATTTGCTGTATTTTCGATGGATACTGTGAGTGGAATTGGAGCTAACTGGGGAACCCAGGCAACGCACTCTCTGCCAGCTTCAACAGTGGTGAAGATGCTGAAGGATAATGGGTTTCAGAAGGTTAAGCTTTTCGATGCCGATTCCACGATTTTGGATGCTCTGAAGAATTCAGGGATTCAGGTGATGGTGGGTATTCCTAATGACATGCTTTACACTTTGGCTAATAGTGTGCAAGCAGCTGAGAATTGGGTTGCCAAGAATGTGTCAGCACATGTCTCTTCCAATGCTGTAGACATCAG GTATGTTGCAGTTGGTAACGAACCATTCTTGCAAACTTTCAACGGAAGCTTTGAAGGAATAACTCTTCCTGCTCTTCAAAATATCCAGGCAGCCCTTATAAAAGCTGGTTTGAGCAGTCGGGTTAAAGTCACTGTCCCCCTAAATGGTGATGTATACACGAGTCCAACAAATATCCCTTCTCAGGGTGACTTTCGTGCAGACATCCATGATCTCATGGTGCAAATCGTTAAGTTTTTGAATGACAATGGTTCTCCTTTTACTGTCAACATCTACCCCTTCATCAGCCTCTATGATAATCCCAGTTTCCCCGTCGACTATGCCTTCTTTAACGGCTATTCCTCTCCCATAGATGATAGTGGAAGGATCTATCAGGACATGTTTACTGCAAACTATGATACCCTTGTTTGGACCTTACAGAAATATGGCTTTGGAAACTTGTCCATAATTGTTGGAGAAATCGGCTGGCCTACTGATGGAGATAAAAATGCAAACATACCGTATGCTCAGCGGTTCATCCAAGGTTTCATGTCGCACTATCTGGCCGGGCAGGGGACCCCAATGCGATCAGGCCCCTTAGATGTTTACTTGTTCAGCCTTATAGATGAAGATGCCAAAAGCATTCAGCCAGGCAACTTTGAACGCCATTGGGGGTTGTTTTACTTTGATGGAACACCCAAATACCAGCTAAACCTTACGGCAAACTCTAACGGTTTGGCGGCGGCGAGTAGTGTACAATATCTGCCCCGACGATGGTGTGTCATGTCACCGTCAGTGAGTCTCGACGATCCACAACTTGCAGACAGTGTCAGTTATGCTTGTCAGAATGCTGATTGCACTAGTCTTGGATATGGGACTTCATGTGGAAATTTGGATGCTCGTGGGAATGTCTCCTATGCATTTAACAGTTACTATCAGATACAAAATCAGCTGGACACTGCCTGCAAGTTCCCAAACCTTTCAGTTGTCACAAATACAGACCCTTCAGTTGGAGACTGCATATTTAGGATCATGATCAATGCGCCTGCCGGGGTGGCGAATGGATTGGTGAGCGGAGTTGGATCACTTAAGCTGCCTGTTGGTTTGTTGCTGTTTCTGTTCTTGTTTGTCTTTACATTTCTGTGA